The following coding sequences lie in one Zingiber officinale cultivar Zhangliang chromosome 2B, Zo_v1.1, whole genome shotgun sequence genomic window:
- the LOC122049146 gene encoding acyl transferase 4-like — MTMSFTVTKVAEEFVAPSCATAAAEPSLPLSSLDHAMGLRFFVEVVAAYEGGGLLQSPADDIRAALASALAHYYPVAGRLVVSDDGELEVACTGEGVWFVEAKASRYSLSDLRNLEFPLAIPKEELLPCPPPSLNQHEMILMMQVTELKCGGFVIGVKFNHMVFDGVGACHFLNAIADIVRGLSGPAVEPVWLRKAIPAPPMRHPKPPPTVAYNFVRSLCDFPPHAVNAIKDSYARGTAHCCTTFDALAAVLWRSRVRAIGLEPEDDAHLVFPANVRHLVNAAGGGYYGNCVYFMTVTKKSERVARAPVGEIVGWIREAKGSLAANFAAWAAGDFEEDPFRVPIGYDALNLSDWRAVGFHEVDYGSGAPRCVAPLNDHVFFAGGILLKRPAPEQGVRFVGQVVTKEHEQDFVKQLKEFV, encoded by the exons ATGACGATGAGCTTCACCGTGACGAAGGTGGCCGAGGAGTTCGTCGCCCCCAGCTGTGCCACTGCCGCCGCCGAGCCTAGCCTCCCCCTCTCGTCCTTGGACCATGCCATGGGCCTCAGATTCTTCGTGGAAGTGGTCGCCGCTTATGAAGGCGGCGGCCTGCTTCAGTCCCCGGCCGACGACATCAGAGCCGCGCTGGCTAGTGCGCTGGCCCACTACTACCCGGTTGCCGGCCGGCTCGTGGTGTCAGACGACGGAGAACTGGAGGTGGCTTGCACCGGCGAGGGGGTGTGGTTCGTCGAGGCGAAGGCGAGCCGGTACAGCCTGAGCGATCTGAGGAACCTTGAGTTCCCTCTGGCGATCCCCAAGGAGGAGCTCCTGCCATGTCCACCCCCGAGTTTAAACCAGCACGAGATGATCTTGATGATGCAG GTGACGGAGCTCAAGTGTGGCGGCTTCGTGATCGGAGTTAAATTTAACCACATGGTGTTCGACGGCGTTGGAGCGTGCCACTTCCTGAACGCCATCGCCGACATCGTCCGAGGCCTCTCTGGTCCTGCCGTCGAGCCGGTCTGGCTCAGAAAGGCGATCCCGGCCCCGCCGATGCGCCACCCGAAGCCCCCTCCGACGGTCGCCTACAACTTCGTTCGCTCACTCTGCGACTTCCCGCCGCACGCAGTCAACGCCATTAAAGACTCGTACGCGCGGGGGACGGCCCACTGCTGCACCACCTTCGACGCGTTGGCCGCCGTCCTCTGGCGGAGCCGCGTCCGCGCCATCGGCCTCGAGCCGGAGGATGACGCCCACCTCGTCTTCCCGGCCAACGTGCGCCACCTGGTGAATGCTGCCGGCGGCGGCTACTACGGCAACTGCGTCTACTTCATGACGGTAACGAAAAAGAGCGAGCGGGTGGCTCGCGCCCCAGTAGGCGAGATAGTGGGGTGGATACGCGAGGCGAAGGGGAGCCTGGCGGCCAATTTTGCGGCGTGGGCGGCTGGCGACTTCGAGGAAGACCCGTTCAGAGTCCCGATCGGATACGACGCGCTGAACCTGTCGGATTGGAGGGCGGTGGGGTTCCACGAGGTGGACTACGGGAGCGGGGCGCCGCGGTGCGTGGCGCCGCTCAACGACCACGTGTTCTTCGCCGGCGGGATCCTTCTGAAGCGGCCGGCGCCGGAGCAGGGGGTGCGGTTCGTGGGACAAGTCGTGACCAAGGAGCACGAACAGGATTTCGTGAAGCAACTGAAGGAATTCGTGTAA